One part of the Lotus japonicus ecotype B-129 chromosome 2, LjGifu_v1.2 genome encodes these proteins:
- the LOC130735264 gene encoding uncharacterized protein LOC130735264 gives MTTNSYRYSVRMPRKFEVNVVPAESKVLGHFLAVTKTTSMRVISRDVALYLLDVDDDKVRDIDRATDGSAMGLTREEDSRRCDASVGGGLEGNAAYESGIECHN, from the exons ATGACTACTAATTCGTATCGTTACTCTGTCCGCATGCCTAGGAAGTTCGAGGTGAACGTGGTCCCCGCCGAATCCAAAGTCTTAGGACATTTCCTCGCTGTgactaag acaacaagcatgcgtgtgatcagtcgagatgtGGCCCTATAcctgcttgatgtggacgacgaCAAGGTTCGAGACATCGACCGCGCgactgatggttcagctatgggattAACGAGAGAAGAGGATTCGAGGCGATGTGATGCAAGCGTTGGAGGAGGCCTTGAAGGGAACGCggcctatgagtcgggtattgagtgtcataattga